The window AGACCATCTGTGTTAGGATTAATTTGTTCACCTAATTTTTCACTAATCTCATCCACAACTCTATCAATAAATGCATCGTAACGGTTAGCATATCGGTTTGTTTCTGAACCTTCGACAAGTGTTTCTGTTACTGGTACATTTCTTGCTTCTTCTGCCTCAGCTTCTGTAATTTTCCCGTGCATAACCATTAAGTGCAGTACGACATTTCTTCTGCGTTCTGCATTTTCAGGATTACGTTTCGGGTTATACGGATTAGGACTCTGCGGAAGACCAGCTAACATCGCAATTTCATGCAGTTCTAATTCATCTAATTCTTTTCCATAATAATTTTGAGCAGCTGTTTGAATACCATAAGATCGGTTAGAAAAGAAGATTTTATTTAAGTACATCTCTAAAATTTCTTCTTTTGAAAAACGGCCTTCTAATTGATAAGCTAAATAAAATTCCTGTGCTTTACGTCTTAACGTTTTTTCTTCTGTTAGAAAGGAAAGTTTCACAAGTTGTTGTGTAATGGTACTACCACCTTGTGCTCCAAACCCACCTGTAATATTCGCGACTACAGCGCCAGCTAAACGACGATAATCTACACCGTTATGTTCAAAAAAACGAACATCTTCTGTAGCTAAAAATGCATCTATTACTTCTTGAGGAATATCATTAAAGGAAACAACTTCTCTTGCTTCGTGACTTCCAAGCTCTGCAGCTAATTCCCCATCTTTATCCATAACTGTTGATCGCACTGCTACTTTTAAGAGTGTTTCATCTAGTGGTGGTGTATCTTTAACATAATAGGCAAATGTGGCCACACCAACTAGTAAACCAGCAAGACCGAGTAAAAAACCAATTAAAATTACCTTTTTTAGAATACTAGATACTTTTTTCTTTTTGGAACCGCCATTTTTAGCTTTTTCAGCTACGAGCGCTTTCCGTCTTGCTTCTCTTGAATTATTTTTTTCTGACATAAAAATACCTGCCTTTCTCCAAAAGTGTCTTGCTACGAAGGTTAGCAGTACAACTTGTCTATAACTTTAATATAGTCAATTCTAGGTTGATAGCCAATAGGTAAGAGGTAGCCATCTTGTTCTATTTCCGCTTTAGTAATAGACTTTCTACCCCCAGATGCTTTTCTATCCCAATAATCTAAAAGCTTTTCTGCAGGTAATAAGTACACTTCGTTTAAAACACTGAACATTAATATGACGAAACAAATTCCATTTTGTTTCAACACATCTTTCATATGACTTATTTGATGCTCATGGAAGTTTTGTAATGGAAAGGATGTTTTATTTTTTGTTTCCTTTGCCTCAAAATCAACATATCTTCCTTTGTATACCCCGTTAAAATCGGTTGTGGAAGCTAATTTGAAATAAGCTTCTTTAATGACAGCTGCACTCCTTTGTGGGTAGTCAACTTGTACAATTTGCACTGGTGTCGGTTTTTTATGTATAACGGCAATTTGTCTGTTTAAATAATACAGATTCGTTTCATGTAAATCTTCCTCTAACGACATGCCTCGGTTACCATATTGTACTTTTTGTTGAGCTTGCTTAGTAGGAGCATTTTTTTGCTCATAAAGCTTTCCGTTAGGATACCTTATATTCATAAATTTCCCCCTATAAGTAAAAACTACACACTACTATTCAACTTATTTTATCACCATACGGAGAGTTGGGATGCATTTTGTTCTTTCGAAGTACTAATTTAGCCTATGAAAACATTAAAAATAAACGAAAAAATTATAAATACTCCCATCAAGAAAATAAGTTTATCACTGAAATTAAAAAAAATACAGTAAAATTTAATGTCGACAATGTGTCTAGGACGGAGGCGTATGCTAACTTTTTCTATTCAAATCCGGAAATAAAGTGGTCGTTTCTTGCTAGTATGGTTTCTCGTAATGCAGGATGGAACATGACCGATTTAAAAGGAAGATGGTTTACGCTAGCATTAGATGAACAACAACGAGATAGACTATTTTTCACATATGAACGCGCCAACTGGATCATCTTTCAAGATGCCTATCCACAGCTTCTATTATATGAACTCTCAAAAAAATTAGGAACATCGCTTTTCCACCTATTACATGCATTTT is drawn from Bacillus alkalisoli and contains these coding sequences:
- the recU gene encoding Holliday junction resolvase RecU is translated as MNIRYPNGKLYEQKNAPTKQAQQKVQYGNRGMSLEEDLHETNLYYLNRQIAVIHKKPTPVQIVQVDYPQRSAAVIKEAYFKLASTTDFNGVYKGRYVDFEAKETKNKTSFPLQNFHEHQISHMKDVLKQNGICFVILMFSVLNEVYLLPAEKLLDYWDRKASGGRKSITKAEIEQDGYLLPIGYQPRIDYIKVIDKLYC